The sequence GAGTTGCTTTTCAACCTAAAGATTTTGCCTTTCCTCTGACATCCTTTGGAGGAGTCTGGATATTGGGGTGAAAACAAAAGTGGCCAGGATtgacataaacaaacaaaagaagaaaacaaaacaaaacaaaacaaacaaaaaacttgaaatcCTTGGTCTTCTGTTAATCTTTTTGAAGCAATTATTTGCACAGAAAAGAATCCTCAAAACTTAGAGGAGTTGCTAATCATGGTAAAATATTTGCAGCAGtcttcaaatgtaaaataatgtacaTATGTAAATGCAGAAGTGTGTTTCTGTGCAAGGGAAAGAGAGTTGTCGGCACTAGGACCTCACCTACCCctctcatttgaatttttttctctcattcttctgtTTGAGATACCAGCGGGAAGTTGAGATGGCTGTAGAGGTCCAGTCTTCCTTCCCCTGGACCAGAAGTTTAAACCGCACTGTGTTCgactaaatgtaaatattatcttCCATCCTCTTACAGACTGACTCTATCCCTGGCTTTTGTGTTTTGAGGACCTGAGTGGTAAACACTGTAAGCTGACCACCTCCAAACTCAGTGTCTGTTTTACTCCTCTCAATAGCTGAATCCTGAATTTATTTGGGAAAGCCATACACACAGCTAGAAAGATAAATTTTCTTAGCCTTCCTTGCAGCTAGATGTGACCAAGAGACTAGATGTTGACCAATGAGGTGCAAATGGAAGGGTTGAATGATACCTCCAGGAGGTCCTTCATAGAGAGGGAGATATTCTGAACCTTTATTGTTTTTCCTACATAGAAAGCAAATGTAATGACTGGAGTCCCAGCAGCCATTGTGGACTACAAAGTGATCTTGAGAAGGAAGCCAAGATAACAGAAGGAACATGTGTCACTGATACCATGGAACACACTACCAGTCTGAAATGCTACATCCAGACTTTTTTTTACTAAGAggtaaatctttatttttataagccTTTTATCACAGGTGGGACCTAATCTCAGCAGATATACCTGGGAAACTGTTGAAGGAAACACTCTGAAATAGTAAGCACTTGGTGTACTAAATACAATAGCAAACGTATCTACAATGCAATTAACAATGGCGACAGTTTATCTTTTAAGGGCTCTGAGTAGCCTTGTATGTAGAGACGGCTTGTCACCAAACAAATCCAGGGTAATGTACGTATGTCTGTTAAGCATTTGCAAGGGTACCATACTTAAAGATGCTGGAAGGCTCAGAAATCATGTTTTATGTTGAATGATTACCAAAATGCAGTGATGACGGTGTAGATACTTCACAGTATTAGAGTTTTCAGCTGTGAggatataaaaattcatttaaagattatgtttttaattaataagaCTTATCATTTTATTGcgtgcttgctgtgtgccaggcattgtgctgaaAACACCTGCacaatcttgtttcatctttaTGAGGgcatactattattattctcacttaACAGATAGGCAAATAGAGGGGATAAATTACTTGGCCAAGGTCACGTGGCAAAGCTAGAAATCAAACCAAGGCCAGTCCGATTTCAGAGCTTGTTATGAAACACCGTACTAAAGCatcttccatgtttctttttttttctagtcttgaTCATCCTATATATTTTCCATCAAGCCATGTAGAATGGCTGTCCCTGTTTTGTATAAATTAGAAGGCTGAAACCCAGAGCAGGCTTGTTCATCCTTAAGGCACATGTACGTAGTCATGGTGTTGAGAGCTTGGACCCCAGGGACAGAGAGCCAAAGCCCTTCTCAGCAAACCGACCTGGTCTCCTCCTCAACTGTGGTTTTAGTAGTCTAGCTCTTTAAATTGAAAGAAACATCAAGGGTCATTGACACTCAGTCTGGGAAAATTAGAACCACCATTGACTTATGACAGGCAGCCGTATATGTTGTTGTATTTTAATCAGAATCAGACATTAAATGGCATAAAACACTCCATATATCTCTTTGCGGTTCCAAATCTCATGAACTTCAAACCCAAATATGACAAgcagttttaagaattattttgaccAGCCTCCCCTATCCCaaaggagatttaaaaagtaataatgtaAAAAAGTTAAGGTCAAGGTATCTTGATACCATAGCTAATAACTAACCATTTGTTTACTAGTGGCTGCAGCTCCACCCTGAAAGCCGCTGAGCTTAACAAGCTGTCAAACAAGTGGTTAGTTATTAGTTCCCTGGGTGATTGTCCCTGAAGGTAAGCCATGCTCTGATGACACAATAGGCACTTTAAGTGGGGGTAGTTACCTTTTCCAGTTTGCGTCCAACAACGTTTGGCTCTCAAAGGCAAGATGAAGAATTGACAGTCAAACAGAAGGTTCTGTGAGTCTGTGCTCTTGGGATTAAGCGCTGGGATTTCAGGGCATTCTCAAGAACACCTGTACCAGACATTCCCGGGGTGCAGGGAAGCTTTGTGGGTTGGCAACAGGCTGTTTAATTTCTAGCCACCTGGCACCATGACCTACTCTGGGTTTTGTTCTCAAGTCCTGAGTGACAGCCCGTCTCCACAGGGATGCTCTCAATATTCGACAAACTCACAATCATCAGAACAGATGCTGGCTGTAAACAACTGGTAAAGCTGCACCCCTGCGCGTAGCAGGGGATCAGCTCAGCGACCACGAGGAAGCAAACACATCTGGAAACGCCCGTGTGACACTAGCTCCCTGGCCTGCGTGAAGCCTCTCCCCTAATCCACCTCGTCCACGTCTTCTCCTGCAGTCGCCGCTTCGAGAGCTGCGAGGGCTTCTGCCACCTCCGCGTCCTCGTCCGCTGTCTCCCCACTCCTGTCTCCCGCGGAGCCGTGGGCATCCTCTGACCCATTTCTCGAATCAACCCCAGACGCGGCCTGGGCAGGACCCTCTTTCAAGTAGACGCTAAGGACCTCTGCGGCCACGGCCTCGTTTAATGAATCCCAGCTTCTCTTCACGGAGAAGGGCATATTCCaaccctgctcccccaccccggGGCGCATTCCCTCCAGGGGCTCCTCCTCCGTACGGCTCCTGAAAAGGCAATCCTTTTCTTCGTGATCCCCGTTGTCTCCAGCTGAGCCCCAACGTTGAGGGTAATCTGGGGCTGGTATCTGGAGGACATGGTCTTGTACTTCCACGGCAGGGCATTCTGCCTCGGAAGGGGCTCGAGCGTCTCCATTGTGGGTGACCCGGCTCTCTTCTGAGTCCGGCAGAGCAGAGGCCTGTGCCCTGGTGCCCCCTCCGTCGAGAAAGGGTTGCATCGGTTGCATGCTGTCCGCGGTACTGGCCCAGGACCCCCAGCCACCCTGGTGGGACCCAGGGTCCTCAGTGGGCTGCAGAGCTGCCGCGGGGCCAATGCCATTGATGGTACCGCCAGTCTTCACTGCATAGGGTCCCCCTCCTGTGTCCCCTTGAGGGAGTGCTCCTTGGTGAGGCCAGCAGGGCTCCTGCGGACCAGCTGTTCTGCTTCTGCTCACTGTCCTCTTCAGACCCTCTCTCGGCACCGCATTTTTATGCACCAGGACTTCGGGGCTCtgtttgccttttaatttaaCGGTGCCGTCTTCGTCTAACTTGCAGCTGCTCACTTCGTTGACGTAGCCAGGGGAGGGCACTTGAACTGGATCGAAGAAATAGCTGGGGTGAGAATAAAGAAGATCAGTCAGGttaatcattaattttattaataactcTATTAATCATGACCTTTCATCAATACTTTCTACTATAGGATCTGCTGCTTTCTGCCCGTCCTGTTAATTTCTGTGACTACTTTTTAAAGCTTATATGTGTGTCTAAATCAAATAGATAGAGTTGGTGTAAAAATATTCTGCCCCTGGAAATAGATCTTCAGAAGAACTCCAAAACAGGGCGGGAAGAAGGTAAACTACAAAGTGGttcacagaatttaaaaagaaacaaacaaaaagtaaatagtATATCaaacaaatgtccattaatagggAAGTAAGTGGTTAAGTTGTGATGGTATCTATTAcctcaatggaatattatacagtcactggaaggagaaatgagaaatCTGGACTAACATGAAAGATACCTATAATAAATGTTGTTTGAATAAAGCCTAAGATTACATTATGATTACAGTGGAGtaaaatgtgtatttgtgtgtatgtatgtatatgtatatatgtatatgtatacagatACAGACAGGGAATAGAACTACAAtaataaagatgattttatttgttAAGGAAGCAAAATCatcagttcatttttttcctctttattttatgtAGAATTCTATTTGCTACccaaatttttatgaaatagaaTCTGGACAATGTTAAAAACATAGAGGTATGTGACTGGAGTGATTTGTTTTCAGTGATGCCATTTCAGATGCAGTTTACAACCTAGGCCACATGTCCTCTTAAATGATATCCAAGGAGTTCCAAACTCTTATTTCCTGGCAACGCTTGGTTATGCCCCAAGCTGGGTAAATGCACTGAATCCACGCAGGGTCTTTAACAGTGACTCCTGGGTAATCAAGCATTCCTCCATCCGATTGAGGTATTGTTTTCAGCTTTACCTTTGTATCATTTTACAGCACCTGCACCCCATCTGGATTATTTTTTGTTACCATCTGGAAAAGAAagtgtaaaaagaagaaaacatagtgaatgacattttaatagaaatttgctttttctttcctaggTACTCAAAGTTAGTGGGTCAGGGAGGTACTCGAATGTCTTTCGGCATTGATAATCAGTGTTTCATAGTTCTCCAGCATTTATGTCTTGTGGGTCTTTGTGCCTGACCCGTTCCCATATCCTAAGAATTACGTATGCCATCTCCATCTTGCAAATGAGGACATACAGGCTGAACAACACCAGGGACAGAACGGTGGGACTGAAAAGGATCTGTGCATTTTCTAGTCGACCGCCTTCTCTGGGGACACAGGAAACTAACCAGGGTGCAGCCACCAAGCAGTAGCAGGAGATGTGAGAGTGAGAGGCTCCCTTGCCAGGGGATTAATTACTCCAGTATTAAAGGACATCAGGATAAGGAGCTAATCTGTGTTCCACGTTACAGACCTGAGGAGGTGATGGCCAGTCATCACCACAAGCTTTACTTGGACTAAAAACTGCTCCTGCTTTGCCTTTTCTATCCCTGGGCCAATCCTGGCTATAATTCATCGATTCCATTTTCTTGCAGTTCAAGCATATGCCCTTTTGGACTTCCTGGTGGCAGGTGGACCCAGGTCTGTGTTGCTCTCCTTTCCCACCTGTCCACTGACCCCTGCCCTTTCCCAAGGTGGCATTATTTTCCTGATAATTGCCCTCTGAATAAAATCTTCTCTTCATgtaaaaaccaaccaaccacatTGTTCCGGTCTTTCCTCTGAAAATCCTAAAACTGAGTGTGAAAGAATCTTTCAGTTGGTCTCCATTTCTAATATCTACAACTTTTACAAAGACAGCCAATAACATAATCTAAAGCTCCAGTCCCGCTGTCTCTATAAGATGCGTGCACTTGGAAGAGAGAGGTCATTCATTGCTGGCTGTGTCACTGCCtcccttgttctctttcttttcttctttcagtcaTGGATGAATTTCCCAGGATGCTACCTCATAAGCCTTTACCACAGAGAAAACGCCTAAGAAGTACAGACTTGTTGGTTGGTTGTAGGGGACTAGGTTTACATCGATAGATCAAATCCACAAATAATCTCCTATGGAGGGCTGGTagccaccctccccccccccccaaagatatccacatcCTAGTCTCTGAAACTTGTGAATGCTACCTCACATGCCAAAAACACATATCTTTGCAGACATGATCACAGATCTGAGATGGGGAGATTTGCTTGGATCATCTAGCTCAGAGCCCAGCTTTGcctcttactggctgtgtgactttgggcctcAGCTCCagtatttcatctgtaaatggggataacatATCTAGTGCATGGCATTGCTGGGGATTATACAAGTTAATCGTCATAATAAGCATATGCTTATTACTCAGCATATACTTATTAAAGCGTGcagtgtgctttaaaaaaatgatggagGCCCCACACCTAAGAAAGATGCAATCTAGTTGCCATGACATGGACATACGAACAAGAGCATTAAGAACACTAAGGAATACTTGTTTCTCGCTTAAGGGCCAAAGGGTATATTTCTATCAAACTGTGGCACCAATTGAAAGACACAAACCCCAAGTGAGTAGAAGTTCCACAGAGAAATCATTGGAGTTTAGCCAGTAATATGTGTGTACaaccttttccttcttaaattaCTCCATTTGCAAAGC comes from Rhinolophus ferrumequinum isolate MPI-CBG mRhiFer1 chromosome 5, mRhiFer1_v1.p, whole genome shotgun sequence and encodes:
- the C5H4orf19 gene encoding uncharacterized protein C4orf19 homolog, with the translated sequence MGCRCCKMIQSYFFDPVQVPSPGYVNEVSSCKLDEDGTVKLKGKQSPEVLVHKNAVPREGLKRTVSRSRTAGPQEPCWPHQGALPQGDTGGGPYAVKTGGTINGIGPAAALQPTEDPGSHQGGWGSWASTADSMQPMQPFLDGGGTRAQASALPDSEESRVTHNGDARAPSEAECPAVEVQDHVLQIPAPDYPQRWGSAGDNGDHEEKDCLFRSRTEEEPLEGMRPGVGEQGWNMPFSVKRSWDSLNEAVAAEVLSVYLKEGPAQAASGVDSRNGSEDAHGSAGDRSGETADEDAEVAEALAALEAATAGEDVDEVD